The following coding sequences lie in one Salarias fasciatus chromosome 7 unlocalized genomic scaffold, fSalaFa1.1 super_scaffold_4, whole genome shotgun sequence genomic window:
- the LOC115382505 gene encoding alpha-mannosidase 2-like isoform X2, translating to MKRGRVFAVLVGGVFCVALMSLYRMLEVMQRAELRPRGDTPPGQVDQDLLRLQQKIDRLEGLLSENNRLVAALRDSLVHRKAGRPGGVANSSSVSAPRLPGCRLAEELKDGADGVQLLDVYDLLAFDNPDGGAWKQGFDISYRGDEWDEQPLEVFLVPHSHNDPGWLKTFDGYYEDQTRHILNNMVTKLSEDSRRKMIWAEISYFSKWWSEIDEQKRSTVKRLVGAGQLELVTGGWVMPDEASTHYFALLDQLLEGHQWLQTHLGVTPSSGWAIDPFGHSPSMTYLLKGAGLKNMVIQRIHYAVKKHFARQKSLEFLWRQSWDSSPRSDITCHMMPFYSYDVPHTCGPNPAVCCQFDFHRLPGRRVFCPWRVPPQPITEQNVQERALLLLDQYRQKSLLFRTPVLLVPLGDDFRFVESSEWDVQLSSYQRLFDYYQQHPELRVTARFGTLSDYFQSLHRRLGASGVSLPSLRGDFFTYADRDDHYWSGFFSSRPFYKRLDRVLEATLRATEILFSLTLAEMRRFHGDGRLAATFPAREHFARLTSGRRSLALFQHHDAVTGTARDPVVVDYGTRLLRSLLDLRQVLRSSAHWLLLPDRSRYRHDASAPLLLMDEEPAAQDAPPLKTRLRLGDRARSLVVFNPTQQVQTSVVTVLVDRPDARVSDARTGTPVPVQMSAVWAEPGRPAAEAFQLSFVAALPPLALTVYQVTAAPAGSAPRARYTLHGPADPAALRNPHFQVSRPPDSEADAPLLLSNRHLEAWSSARTGLLQEVRLRSGLTRKVQVQFLWYGTRTGSNRDKSGAYLFLPGDEGGQPYRSSEPPLVRVSRGPIFSDITSCYKHFTHTLRLFHLEGHAGRSLEISNMVDIRSESNRELVMRLVSDVANGNRFYSDLNGFQMQQRRLLAKLPLQAHFYPMTAAAFLQDAAGRLTLLAAQSQGVAALRPGQLEVVLDRRLLQDDNRGLGQGVTDNKVTASLYRLLLEERGGGATEVGGASEEHLSLLAHLDSLSLCQPPITMVTRDHAPQLKLRPFLPLSSPLPCDIHLLNLRTLEDEQEAGSPSQEVALLLHRKGFHCDYTPEPKPACTWSAHEKVNLDQLFSPLVFGSVRRSGLTFLRDVQDPDQVQQQDPDFRLRPMEIGAFRVVIR from the exons ATGAAGAGGGGGCGTGTCTTTGCCGTGCTGGTGGGCGGGGTTTTCTGTGTGGCGCTGATGTCACTCTACCGCATGCTGGAGGTGATGCAGAGGGCGGAGCTTCGGCCACGCGGGGACACGCCTCCTGGACAGGTGGACCAG GACTTGCTCCGCCTCCAGCAGAAGATTGACCGGTTGGAAGGTCTCCTCAGCGAGAACAACCGATTGGTTGCTGCGCTGCGAGACTCCTTAGTCCACCGTAAAGCGGGCCGCCCAGGGGGCGTGGCCAACAGCAGCTCAGTCTCCGCCCCCCGGCTTCCTGGCTGCCGATTGGCTGAGGAGCTGAAGGACGGCGCAGACGGCGTGCAG CTCCTGGACGTCTACGACCTCCTGGCCTTCGACAACCCGGACGGCGGCGCCTGGAAGCAGGGCTTTGATATCAGTTACCGCGGCGACGAGTGGGACGAGCAGCCGCTGGAGGTCTTCCTGGTTCCTCATTCGCACAACGACCCTG GTTGGCTGAAGACATTTGACGGTTATTATGAAGACCAGACGAGACACATCCTGAACAACATGGTGACCAAACTGAGCGAGGACAGCAG gaggaagatgatctgGGCGGAGATCAGCTACTTCTCCAAGTGGTGGAGCGAAATCGACGAGCAGAAGCGATCGACGGTCAAACG CCTGGTGGGGGCGGggcagctggagctggtgaCGGGCGGCTGGGTGATGCCGGACGAGGCCAGCACGCATTACTTCGCCCTGCtggaccagctgctggagggaCACCAGTGGCTGCAGACGCACCTGG gcgtgACGCCGAGCAGCGGCTGGGCCATCGACCCGTTTGGACACTCCCCCTCCATGACCTACCTgctgaagggggcggggcttaagaACATGGTCATCCAGAGGATCCACTACGCCGTCAAGAAGCACTTCGCCAGACAGAAGAGTCTGGAGTTTCTGTGGCGACAGAGCTggg ACTCCTCCCCCCGCAGTGACATCACGTGTCACATGATGCCGTTCTACAGCTACGACGTTCCTCACACCTGCGGGCCGAACCCGGCCGTCTGCTGCCAGTTCGACTTCCACCGCCTGCCGGGGAGGCGGGTCTTCTGCCCCTGGAGGGTCCCTccccagccaatcacagagcagaacGTCCAGGAGAG ggccctgctgctcctggaccAGTACCGCCAGAAGTCGCTCCTGTTCCGGACcccggttctcctggttcctctgggGGACGACTTCCGCTTCGTGGAGTCCAGCGAGTGGGACGTCCAGCTCAGCAGCTACCAGAGGCTCTTCGACTACTACCAGCAGCACCCGGAGCTCCGGGTCACG gcccggTTCGGGACTCTCTCGGACTACTTCCAGTCCCTGCACCGTCGTCTCGGGGCCTCCGGAGTGTCTCTCCCGTCTCTCCGTGGAGATTTCTTCACGTACGCCGACCGAGACGACCACTACTGGAGCGGCTTCTTCTCGTCCCGCCCCTTCTACAAGCGTCTGGACCGCGTGCTGGAGGCCACGCTGCG CGCCACAGAGATCCTCTTCAGCCTGACGCTGGCTGAAATGCgtcgtttccacggcgacggaCGTCTGGCCGCCACGTTTCCCGCCCGTGAGCATTTCGCTCGGCTGACGTCGGGGAGGCGGAGCCTGGCGCTGTTCCAGCACCACGACGCCGTCACCGGGACGGCCCGCGACCCCGTGGTGGTGGACTACGGCACCAG GCTCCTCCGCTCCCTGCTGGACCTGCGCCAGGTGCTgcgaagctccgcccactggctgctgctgccggaccggagccggtaCCGCCACGACGCGtccgcccccctgctgctgaTG gacgAGGAGCCGGCGGCGCAGGACGCCCCGCCCCTCAAGACCCGGCTGCGACTCGGGGATCGAGCCAG GTCTCTGGTGGTCTTCAACCCCACCCAGCAGGTCCAGACCTCCGTGGTCACCGTGCTGGTGGACCGTCCCGACGCCCGGGTGTCCGACGCCCGGACCGGGACGCCCGTCCCCGTCCAGATGTCCGCCGTGTGGGCGGagcccggccggccggccgccgaGGCCTTCCAG CTGTCCTTCGTGGCGGCGCTCCCCCCGCTGGCGCTGACGGTGTACCAGGTGACCGCGGCGCccgctggctccgccccccgggCGCGCTACACCCTGCACGGCCCGGCCGACCCGGCGGCGCTCCGGAACCCGCACTTCCAGGTGTCCCGCCCGCCGGACTCCGAGGCCGACGCCCCGCTGTTGCTTAGCAACCGGCACCTGGAGGCGTGGAGCTCGGCGCGGACCGgcctgctgcag GAAGTCCGACTGCGGTCCGGTCTGACCAGGAAGGTCCAGGTCCAGTTCCTCTGGTACGGAACCAGGACCGGGTCAAACCGGGACAAGAGTGGAGCCTACCTGTTCCTGCCGGGGGACGAGGGGGGACAG CCCTACAGGTCTTCAGAACCGCCCCTGGTTCGGGTCTCCAGAGGTCCGATCTTCtctgacatcacttcctgttacaaacacttcacacacacgctccgCCTGTTCCACCTGGAAG ggcatgctgggagatcTCTGGAGATTTCCAACATGGTGGACATCCGCTCGGAGTCGAACCGTGAGCTGGTGATGCGCCTCGTCAGCGACGTTGCCAACGGCAACCGTTTCTACTCCGACCTGAACGGATTCCAG ATGCagcagcgccgcctgctggccAAGCTGCCGCTGCAGGCGCACTTCTACCCCATGACCGCCGCCGCCTTCCTGCAGGACGCCGCCGGCCGCCTCACGCTGCTGGCCGCCCAGAGCCAGGGCGTGGCGGCGCTGCGACCGG ggCAGCTGGAGGTGGTGTTGGACCGGCGCCTGCTGCAGGACGACAACCGGGGCCTGGGTCAGGGAGTCACCGACAACAAGGTCACTGCCAGCCTGTaccgcctgctgctggaggagcgagggggcggggccacg gaagtgggagGAGCCTCGGAGGAACACCTGTCGCTTCTCGCTCACCTGGACTCACTGTCTCTCTGCCAACCACCAATCACCATGGTAACCCGTGACCACGCCCCCcagctgaagctccgccccttccTGCCGCTCAGCTCGCCGTTGCCGTGTGACATTCACCTGCTGAACCTGCGGACGCTGGAGGACGAGCAG gaagcaggaagtcccTCACAGGAAgtggccctcctcctccacaggaaGGGCTTCCACTGTGACTACACCCCCGAGCCCAAGCCGGCGTGCACGTGGAGTGCGCACGAGaag GTGAACCTGGATcagctcttctctcctctggtcTTCGGTTCTGTGCGTCGTTCTGGTCTCACCTTCCTGCGAGACGtccaggacccggaccaggtccagcagcaggatccAGACTTTCGGCTCCGGCCGATGGAGATCGGCGCCTTCCGCGTGGTCATCCGCTAA
- the LOC115382505 gene encoding alpha-mannosidase 2-like isoform X1 gives MMKRGRVFAVLVGGVFCVALMSLYRMLEVMQRAELRPRGDTPPGQVDQDLLRLQQKIDRLEGLLSENNRLVAALRDSLVHRKAGRPGGVANSSSVSAPRLPGCRLAEELKDGADGVQLLDVYDLLAFDNPDGGAWKQGFDISYRGDEWDEQPLEVFLVPHSHNDPGWLKTFDGYYEDQTRHILNNMVTKLSEDSRRKMIWAEISYFSKWWSEIDEQKRSTVKRLVGAGQLELVTGGWVMPDEASTHYFALLDQLLEGHQWLQTHLGVTPSSGWAIDPFGHSPSMTYLLKGAGLKNMVIQRIHYAVKKHFARQKSLEFLWRQSWDSSPRSDITCHMMPFYSYDVPHTCGPNPAVCCQFDFHRLPGRRVFCPWRVPPQPITEQNVQERALLLLDQYRQKSLLFRTPVLLVPLGDDFRFVESSEWDVQLSSYQRLFDYYQQHPELRVTARFGTLSDYFQSLHRRLGASGVSLPSLRGDFFTYADRDDHYWSGFFSSRPFYKRLDRVLEATLRATEILFSLTLAEMRRFHGDGRLAATFPAREHFARLTSGRRSLALFQHHDAVTGTARDPVVVDYGTRLLRSLLDLRQVLRSSAHWLLLPDRSRYRHDASAPLLLMDEEPAAQDAPPLKTRLRLGDRARSLVVFNPTQQVQTSVVTVLVDRPDARVSDARTGTPVPVQMSAVWAEPGRPAAEAFQLSFVAALPPLALTVYQVTAAPAGSAPRARYTLHGPADPAALRNPHFQVSRPPDSEADAPLLLSNRHLEAWSSARTGLLQEVRLRSGLTRKVQVQFLWYGTRTGSNRDKSGAYLFLPGDEGGQPYRSSEPPLVRVSRGPIFSDITSCYKHFTHTLRLFHLEGHAGRSLEISNMVDIRSESNRELVMRLVSDVANGNRFYSDLNGFQMQQRRLLAKLPLQAHFYPMTAAAFLQDAAGRLTLLAAQSQGVAALRPGQLEVVLDRRLLQDDNRGLGQGVTDNKVTASLYRLLLEERGGGATEVGGASEEHLSLLAHLDSLSLCQPPITMVTRDHAPQLKLRPFLPLSSPLPCDIHLLNLRTLEDEQEAGSPSQEVALLLHRKGFHCDYTPEPKPACTWSAHEKVNLDQLFSPLVFGSVRRSGLTFLRDVQDPDQVQQQDPDFRLRPMEIGAFRVVIR, from the exons A TGATGAAGAGGGGGCGTGTCTTTGCCGTGCTGGTGGGCGGGGTTTTCTGTGTGGCGCTGATGTCACTCTACCGCATGCTGGAGGTGATGCAGAGGGCGGAGCTTCGGCCACGCGGGGACACGCCTCCTGGACAGGTGGACCAG GACTTGCTCCGCCTCCAGCAGAAGATTGACCGGTTGGAAGGTCTCCTCAGCGAGAACAACCGATTGGTTGCTGCGCTGCGAGACTCCTTAGTCCACCGTAAAGCGGGCCGCCCAGGGGGCGTGGCCAACAGCAGCTCAGTCTCCGCCCCCCGGCTTCCTGGCTGCCGATTGGCTGAGGAGCTGAAGGACGGCGCAGACGGCGTGCAG CTCCTGGACGTCTACGACCTCCTGGCCTTCGACAACCCGGACGGCGGCGCCTGGAAGCAGGGCTTTGATATCAGTTACCGCGGCGACGAGTGGGACGAGCAGCCGCTGGAGGTCTTCCTGGTTCCTCATTCGCACAACGACCCTG GTTGGCTGAAGACATTTGACGGTTATTATGAAGACCAGACGAGACACATCCTGAACAACATGGTGACCAAACTGAGCGAGGACAGCAG gaggaagatgatctgGGCGGAGATCAGCTACTTCTCCAAGTGGTGGAGCGAAATCGACGAGCAGAAGCGATCGACGGTCAAACG CCTGGTGGGGGCGGggcagctggagctggtgaCGGGCGGCTGGGTGATGCCGGACGAGGCCAGCACGCATTACTTCGCCCTGCtggaccagctgctggagggaCACCAGTGGCTGCAGACGCACCTGG gcgtgACGCCGAGCAGCGGCTGGGCCATCGACCCGTTTGGACACTCCCCCTCCATGACCTACCTgctgaagggggcggggcttaagaACATGGTCATCCAGAGGATCCACTACGCCGTCAAGAAGCACTTCGCCAGACAGAAGAGTCTGGAGTTTCTGTGGCGACAGAGCTggg ACTCCTCCCCCCGCAGTGACATCACGTGTCACATGATGCCGTTCTACAGCTACGACGTTCCTCACACCTGCGGGCCGAACCCGGCCGTCTGCTGCCAGTTCGACTTCCACCGCCTGCCGGGGAGGCGGGTCTTCTGCCCCTGGAGGGTCCCTccccagccaatcacagagcagaacGTCCAGGAGAG ggccctgctgctcctggaccAGTACCGCCAGAAGTCGCTCCTGTTCCGGACcccggttctcctggttcctctgggGGACGACTTCCGCTTCGTGGAGTCCAGCGAGTGGGACGTCCAGCTCAGCAGCTACCAGAGGCTCTTCGACTACTACCAGCAGCACCCGGAGCTCCGGGTCACG gcccggTTCGGGACTCTCTCGGACTACTTCCAGTCCCTGCACCGTCGTCTCGGGGCCTCCGGAGTGTCTCTCCCGTCTCTCCGTGGAGATTTCTTCACGTACGCCGACCGAGACGACCACTACTGGAGCGGCTTCTTCTCGTCCCGCCCCTTCTACAAGCGTCTGGACCGCGTGCTGGAGGCCACGCTGCG CGCCACAGAGATCCTCTTCAGCCTGACGCTGGCTGAAATGCgtcgtttccacggcgacggaCGTCTGGCCGCCACGTTTCCCGCCCGTGAGCATTTCGCTCGGCTGACGTCGGGGAGGCGGAGCCTGGCGCTGTTCCAGCACCACGACGCCGTCACCGGGACGGCCCGCGACCCCGTGGTGGTGGACTACGGCACCAG GCTCCTCCGCTCCCTGCTGGACCTGCGCCAGGTGCTgcgaagctccgcccactggctgctgctgccggaccggagccggtaCCGCCACGACGCGtccgcccccctgctgctgaTG gacgAGGAGCCGGCGGCGCAGGACGCCCCGCCCCTCAAGACCCGGCTGCGACTCGGGGATCGAGCCAG GTCTCTGGTGGTCTTCAACCCCACCCAGCAGGTCCAGACCTCCGTGGTCACCGTGCTGGTGGACCGTCCCGACGCCCGGGTGTCCGACGCCCGGACCGGGACGCCCGTCCCCGTCCAGATGTCCGCCGTGTGGGCGGagcccggccggccggccgccgaGGCCTTCCAG CTGTCCTTCGTGGCGGCGCTCCCCCCGCTGGCGCTGACGGTGTACCAGGTGACCGCGGCGCccgctggctccgccccccgggCGCGCTACACCCTGCACGGCCCGGCCGACCCGGCGGCGCTCCGGAACCCGCACTTCCAGGTGTCCCGCCCGCCGGACTCCGAGGCCGACGCCCCGCTGTTGCTTAGCAACCGGCACCTGGAGGCGTGGAGCTCGGCGCGGACCGgcctgctgcag GAAGTCCGACTGCGGTCCGGTCTGACCAGGAAGGTCCAGGTCCAGTTCCTCTGGTACGGAACCAGGACCGGGTCAAACCGGGACAAGAGTGGAGCCTACCTGTTCCTGCCGGGGGACGAGGGGGGACAG CCCTACAGGTCTTCAGAACCGCCCCTGGTTCGGGTCTCCAGAGGTCCGATCTTCtctgacatcacttcctgttacaaacacttcacacacacgctccgCCTGTTCCACCTGGAAG ggcatgctgggagatcTCTGGAGATTTCCAACATGGTGGACATCCGCTCGGAGTCGAACCGTGAGCTGGTGATGCGCCTCGTCAGCGACGTTGCCAACGGCAACCGTTTCTACTCCGACCTGAACGGATTCCAG ATGCagcagcgccgcctgctggccAAGCTGCCGCTGCAGGCGCACTTCTACCCCATGACCGCCGCCGCCTTCCTGCAGGACGCCGCCGGCCGCCTCACGCTGCTGGCCGCCCAGAGCCAGGGCGTGGCGGCGCTGCGACCGG ggCAGCTGGAGGTGGTGTTGGACCGGCGCCTGCTGCAGGACGACAACCGGGGCCTGGGTCAGGGAGTCACCGACAACAAGGTCACTGCCAGCCTGTaccgcctgctgctggaggagcgagggggcggggccacg gaagtgggagGAGCCTCGGAGGAACACCTGTCGCTTCTCGCTCACCTGGACTCACTGTCTCTCTGCCAACCACCAATCACCATGGTAACCCGTGACCACGCCCCCcagctgaagctccgccccttccTGCCGCTCAGCTCGCCGTTGCCGTGTGACATTCACCTGCTGAACCTGCGGACGCTGGAGGACGAGCAG gaagcaggaagtcccTCACAGGAAgtggccctcctcctccacaggaaGGGCTTCCACTGTGACTACACCCCCGAGCCCAAGCCGGCGTGCACGTGGAGTGCGCACGAGaag GTGAACCTGGATcagctcttctctcctctggtcTTCGGTTCTGTGCGTCGTTCTGGTCTCACCTTCCTGCGAGACGtccaggacccggaccaggtccagcagcaggatccAGACTTTCGGCTCCGGCCGATGGAGATCGGCGCCTTCCGCGTGGTCATCCGCTAA
- the LOC115382507 gene encoding LOW QUALITY PROTEIN: WD repeat-containing protein 36-like (The sequence of the model RefSeq protein was modified relative to this genomic sequence to represent the inferred CDS: deleted 1 base in 1 codon), whose translation MSAGSSLFSGFRVLGIYSNHVPHALRFHLKHREFYLVTSCGRSFHTFNVSRLGIVSVSDSLPDDITCLAADRMLVFAAAGRLVSAFARNKEVVRRYHGHQHDVRLLLPLGDQLISADCGGDVIVWDVQGGGEHYLQLHFDPTTFDVSAMMHPSTYLNKVLLGSSQGALQLWNIKTSKLLYTFTGWSAGVTVLQQSPAVDVVGVGTATGRIIIHNIRLDETLMSFTQDWGPISSLAFRTDGPPVVASGSPQGHIAFWDLERRQLVTQHRHAHKTAIAGATFLHGEPLLVTNGADNAIKVWIFDQEGGGARLLRCRQGHSAPPTTIHHHGNDGKNILSAGQDGTLQSFSTVHERFNRSLGHGSVNKKKEQKKKKGRSYEELRLPAITCFASAVARQSDWDGIVACHRGRLATTTWNYQRCTMGAHHLQPPGVGRDAVATAVDITSCGNFAVVGLSSGRVDVYNLQSGLHRGCYGDEEKAHSGAVRGVATDTLNQLTVSAASDWLLKFWRFKTKKLEEELKLNAAPASMKLHRDSGMLALALDDFTLVVIDIETRRVVRKFAGHHGNINDMTLSPDSRWLVTVGMDCTIRTWDLPSGSLVDCFLVSTAPVGVSMSPTGDFMATTHVDSLGIFLWTNKSLCGPVGLRPLPADYQPTVETLPGVAADDREEEVTSEEAEGVYQSADQLGAELVTLSLQPESRWKSLLHLEEIKRRNRPVAPPSAPPSAPFFLPTVPGVTPRFASPAATEQETQSKVLSSALIGQRSKFSTALEERAESGSFRRSPRLLKDCGPSAISVELACLSPEGGGANSLLRAFIHMIDSMLASGRDFDLAHAYLALFLKLHLRSVSQDAVAMEALSRLSARLEAGWAELRASFNQSLCLLSYTKSALL comes from the exons ATGTCGGCCGGCAGCTCGCTGTTCTCCGGCTTCCGGGTTCTGGGGATTTACTCCAACCACGTGCCGCACGCGCTCCGGTTCCACCTGAAGCACCGCGAGTTCTACCTGGTGACGTCATGCGGCCGCAGCTTCCACACGTTCAAC GTGAGCCGGTTGGGCATCGTGTCTGTGA GTGACAGCCTCCCAGATGACATCACATGTTTGGCGGCGGACCGGATGTTGGTGTTTGCCGCTGCCGGGCGACTCGTCAGCGCCTTCGCCCGAAACAAAGAG GTGGTGAGGCGTTACCATGGTCACCAGCATGACGTgcgcctgctgctgcctctgggtgatcagctgatctcagCGGATTGCGGTGGTGATGTCATCGTGTGGGACGTCCAGGGAGGAGGTGA ACATTACCtacagctgcactttgacccGACGACCTTCGACGTGTCGGCCATGATGCACCCGAGCACCTACCTGAACAAGGTGCTGCTGGGGAGCTCCCAGGGTGCACTGCAGTTGTGGAACATCAAGACCAG TAAGCTGCTATACACCTTCACCGGCTGGTCAGCAGGGGTCaccgtcctgcagcag AGTCCCGCAGTGGACGTGGTGGGCGTTGGCACGGCAACAGGTCGCATTATTATCCACAACATCCGATTGGACGAGACGCTGATGAGCTTCACACAGGACTGGGGACCAATCAGCTCGCTCGCTTTCAGGACTG ACGGCCCCCCCGTCGTGGCGTCCGGCAGTCCTCAGGGCCACATTGCATTCTGGGACTTGGAGCGCCGGCAGTTGGTCACTCAGCACAGACACGCCCACAAGACGGCCATCGCCGGGGCAACCTTCCTTCACGGTGAGCCGCTATTGGTCACCAACGGAGCCGACAACGCCATCAAG GTGTGGATCTTTGATcaggaagggggcggggccagactGCTGCGGTGCCGGCAGGGCCACAgtgcccctcccaccaccatccatcaccATGGCAACGACGGGAAAAACATCCTCAGTGCCG GTCAGGACGGGACGCTGCAGTCTTTCTCCACCGTTCATGAGCGATTCAACCGGAGCCTGGGTCACG gCTCGGTGAacaagaagaaggagcagaagaagaaaaaggggcGGTCCTACGAGGAGCTGCGTCTGCCCGCCATCACTTGCTTCGCCTCCG CCGTCGCTCGTCAGTCGGACTGGGATGGCATTGTGGCCTGTCACCGCGGTCGCCTAGCAACCACAACGTGGAACTACCAGCGCTGCACCATGGGAGCTCACCACCTGCAGCCTCCGGGCGTTGGACGGGATGCCGTCGCCACG GCTgttgacatcacttcctgtgggAACTTCGCCGTGGTCGGTCTGTCGAGCGGCCGCGTCGACGTCTACAACCTGCAGTCCGGCCTCCACCGCGGTTGCTACGGCGACGAGGAGAAAG CTCACAGTGGCGCGGTGCGAGGCGTCGCCACGGATACTCTCAACCAGCTGACGGTGAGCGccgcttctgattggctgctgaagTTCTGGCGCTTCAAAAccaagaagctggaggaggagctaaaGCTAAACGCTGCGCCTGCTAGCATGAAGCTACACAGAGACAG tGGGATGCTAGCGTTAGCGCTGGATGACTTCACTCTGGTGGTCATCGACATAGAAACACGGCGGGTCGTCAGGAAGTTTGCAGGTCACCATGGCAACATTAACGACATG ACGCTCAGCCCCGACAGTCGCTGGCTGGTTACCGTGGGGATGGACTGTACCATCCGGACGTGGGACCTCCCCTCTGGAAG CCTCGTGGACTGCTTCCTGGTGTCCACGGCGCCAGTGGGCGTGTCCATGTCTCCCACTGGTGACTTCATGGCGACCACTCACGTGGACAGTCTCGGCATCTTTCTCTg GACCAATAAGAGCCTGTGTGGGCCGGTgggactccgccccctcccggCCGACTACCAGCCCACCGTGGAGACGTTACCAGGCGTCGCCGCGGACGACCGCGAGGAGGAAGTGACATCAGAGGAAGCTGAGGGTGTGTaccagtcagctgatcagctggggGCGGAGCTTGTGACTCTGTCGCTGCAGCCGGAGTCTCGGTGGAAAAGTCTGCTGCACCTGGAGGAGATCAAG CGGAGGAACCGTCCGGTGGCCCCGCCCTCCGCCCCGCCCTCCGCCCCCTTCTTCCTGCCCACCGTCCCCGGCGTCACTCCTCGCTTTGCGTCTCCCGCGGCGACGGAGCAGGAGACTCAG TCCAAGGTGCTGTCATCGGCGTTGATAGGTCAAAGGTCGAAGTTCAGCActgctctggaggag agggcggagtcTGGCTCCT TCCGGCGCTCGCCGCGCCTCCTGAAGGATTGTGGGCCGTCGGCCATCTCCGTCGAGCTCGCCTGTCTCTCGcctgaggggggcggagccaacagcCTCCTGCGGGCCTTCATCCACATGATTGACAGCATGCTGGCCAGTGGGCGGGACTTCGACCTGGCTCACGCGTACCTGGCGTTGTTCCTGAAG CTCCACCTGCGCTCGGTGTCGCAGGACGCCGTCGCCATGGAAGCGCTGAGCCGCCTGTCAGCCCGGCTGGAGGCGGGGTGGGCGGAGCTACGGGCCTCCTTCAACCAATCCCTGTGTTTACTGTCATACACCAAGAGTGCtctgctgtga